One genomic window of Saprospiraceae bacterium includes the following:
- a CDS encoding HAMP domain-containing histidine kinase, whose protein sequence is MSRRAIWIVIGLMAIALIGTAIVQLYWINWSVNLKEEQFNESIIASLHRVAAKLEKHDPSVNFSSTFLLEEWNEKQKQIELIDREIRLQKYPLEKRIDPLFLRKILMQEFDDMNLDLDYSFGVFDNFRNRMIILNGFYQADVGEHTRASDPGFSLETLLQNSEYEVALFTSISGSPGSLKIFFPSKTTWLWRSVWPLAVLGLLLIILIVVCFSYVVIVIFRQKKLSEIKNDFVNNMTHEFKTPIATISLASDSICSPTIINTPDKIKRFVDIIKQENRRMLSQVEKVLQMALLDKHDFKLNLKSLNLHDIINQAVANIDLQVQQREGILETSLEALNPIVMGDPVHMTNIIYNLLDNANKYSPEKPEISIKTKNKGAFIEVIVTDKGIGMSRDSQKLVFEKFYRVPTGNIHDVKGFGLGLSYVKAMAIAHSGKVELHSELGKGSTFTLTFPLAPQP, encoded by the coding sequence ATGAGTCGAAGAGCAATATGGATCGTGATCGGGTTGATGGCCATAGCATTGATCGGAACGGCTATCGTACAGTTGTACTGGATCAATTGGTCTGTGAATCTCAAAGAAGAGCAATTTAATGAAAGTATCATTGCATCCTTACACCGGGTAGCTGCAAAGCTTGAAAAACATGATCCCAGCGTGAATTTCAGCTCGACTTTTTTGCTAGAGGAATGGAATGAAAAACAAAAACAAATCGAACTCATCGATCGCGAGATCCGACTGCAAAAATATCCTTTAGAAAAAAGAATTGATCCTTTATTTCTCCGCAAAATTCTAATGCAGGAATTTGATGATATGAATCTCGATCTGGATTATTCTTTTGGTGTATTTGATAATTTCCGTAACCGAATGATTATCTTAAATGGATTTTATCAAGCTGATGTCGGAGAACATACGCGGGCTTCTGATCCGGGTTTTTCTCTAGAAACGCTATTGCAGAATTCAGAATACGAGGTGGCTTTATTTACCAGTATTTCCGGTAGTCCCGGTAGTTTGAAGATATTTTTTCCGAGCAAAACAACCTGGTTATGGCGTTCGGTGTGGCCCCTTGCAGTATTGGGTTTGTTACTCATCATTTTGATCGTAGTTTGTTTTTCTTATGTAGTCATCGTGATTTTTCGACAGAAAAAATTATCTGAAATCAAAAACGATTTCGTCAACAATATGACGCACGAATTTAAAACTCCGATCGCTACAATATCTCTCGCATCAGATTCCATCTGCAGTCCGACCATCATCAACACGCCTGATAAAATCAAACGGTTTGTCGATATCATCAAACAGGAAAACCGCCGCATGCTTAGCCAGGTTGAAAAAGTATTACAAATGGCCCTGCTCGACAAACACGATTTTAAACTCAATCTGAAATCGCTCAATCTTCACGACATCATCAACCAGGCAGTTGCCAACATCGACCTCCAGGTACAACAACGCGAAGGCATCCTTGAAACCAGTCTTGAAGCCCTCAACCCAATAGTGATGGGAGATCCCGTTCACATGACGAATATTATTTATAATCTTCTTGACAATGCCAATAAATACAGCCCCGAAAAACCTGAGATCAGCATTAAAACCAAAAATAAGGGCGCTTTTATTGAAGTCATCGTAACTGACAAGGGCATTGGCATGAGCCGCGATTCTCAAAAACTCGTTTTTGAAAAATTCTATCGCGTACCGACCGGCAACATCCATGACGTTAAAGGATTTGGCCTTGGACTAAGTTATGTCAAGGCCATGGCGATAGCTCACAGTGGAAAGGTTGAGCTGCATAGTGAATTGGGTAAAGGAAGTACATTTACCTTGACGTTTCCGCTTGCTCCTCAGCCTTAA
- a CDS encoding response regulator transcription factor, with the protein MSVQTDTQIVTKILLVEDDRNFGDVLRSYLEMHGYEVDLAIDGIEGFEKYRRGQYDLCILDVMMPRKDGFTLAKDIRSKNSDVPIIFLTAKTLKEDILEGFRIGADDYVTKPFNSEELLFRVQAILKRTIKKDDPDDDTIEYTIGRYSFNFPLRVLYLKENEEITEKIKLSPKEALLLRMFTQYRNNILPRSEALSKIWGEDNYFTARSMDVFVTKLRKYLSKDENIEIVNIHGNGFRMIIKGEEGSEL; encoded by the coding sequence ATGAGCGTTCAAACTGATACACAAATAGTTACTAAGATATTACTCGTCGAAGACGACCGCAATTTTGGAGATGTACTCCGGTCTTATCTCGAAATGCACGGCTATGAAGTTGATCTGGCCATTGACGGTATAGAGGGATTCGAAAAATATCGCCGCGGACAATATGATCTGTGCATATTAGATGTGATGATGCCCCGAAAGGATGGCTTTACCCTGGCCAAAGACATCCGGTCTAAAAATTCGGATGTACCCATCATCTTTTTGACTGCTAAAACCCTTAAAGAAGACATTCTAGAAGGATTTAGAATTGGTGCTGACGATTATGTGACCAAACCCTTCAACTCTGAAGAACTGCTGTTTCGCGTTCAGGCCATTCTGAAGCGAACTATTAAAAAGGACGATCCTGATGATGATACTATTGAATACACGATTGGACGATATAGTTTTAATTTTCCCTTACGCGTTCTCTATTTGAAAGAAAACGAAGAGATCACTGAAAAAATCAAACTATCTCCAAAGGAAGCGCTGCTGCTCCGCATGTTCACGCAATATCGCAACAACATCCTTCCCAGATCTGAAGCACTCAGCAAAATCTGGGGCGAAGACAATTACTTTACCGCAAGAAGCATGGACGTGTTTGTAACCAAACTCCGCAAGTACCTTTCCAAAGATGAAAACATCGAGATCGTCAACATTCATGGAAATGGTTTCCGAATGATCATCAAAGGAGAAGAGGGTTCAGAACTTTGA